The window GCGGGGGCGCAGGGCTGGTTCATCGGCGTGATGGTGGCCGGAAGTCTGGCGGTGGGCGTGCTGGCTCTCGTGCTCGAGCGCGTGGTGCCTTCGGAGGCGAACGGCGTCCCCCTCCATCGAACGGAGGAGGTCGCGGGCGAGGCCGCGGTCTAGGCTCCGGAGCATGGCACTCGAATCGCTCTTCCTCCGCCTCGATCGGATCGCCGGCGGGCGGCAGGCCGGCGTCGCGATCAGCGAGGCCGGACGCACGCATCCGAAGACCGTGCGCGCCTTCACCTGGATTCTCTGGCTGCTGGTCGCGGAACTGGTGCTCGGGGTCGGCGCCGTCGTCGTCGCGCTGATCCTCGCCGTCGACGGCGAGAGGGTGCCGTTCGCCGTGTGGATGCGCACGCTCATCGTGCTGGCGATGACGGCGACCCTGTTCTACTTCGCCTGGCGGGCCCGTCGTGGTTGGCGCTGGGCCTACCAGCGCCTGCGCCTCTTCGCGCAAATCTTCCCGGTCATCACGCTCGTCATGGCCGCCATCCCCGGGCTGTACCCGGTGTGGATGGTGACCGAGCAGATCGTGTTCAGCCTCATCATGATCGGCATCGCCGACTTCCTCACCAGCGACCACATGCGATCCGTCTTCGCGAAGGATCCGCAAGCGGATAGCACCTCGGCCGGGTGACGCGCCACTCCCTTTTCGTCCGGTCGCACCCGAGGCAGGCTTCAGGGGACCGGAACGACGACGGCGGGAGGAGCAGGGATGGCGCGGCTGATCAGGGTGGTGCCGGGCGTCGACCCGGGGTTCCGTCGACAGCGGTCGGGTTCCGGGTTCCGCTACGTCGACCCGACCGGCGCACCGGCGCCCGAGGCTGACCGGGAGCGCATCAACGACCTGGTCATCCCGCCCGCGTGGCGCGACGTGTGGATCGCGGCCGACCCGCTCGCGCATATCCAGGCCGTCGGCATCGACCAGGCCGACCGCAAGCAGTACCTCTACCACCCGCTGTGGCGCGTCTCCCGCGACCGCCGGAAGTTCGTGCGCGCCCTCGATCTGGCCTCCGCGCTCCCGAGCGCGAGGGCGCAGGTGACCAGGGCGCTGCGCGAAGAGGGGCAGACCAAGGACAGGGCCCTCGCGATCGCGTTCCGACTGCTCGACGACGCGGCCCTGCGCATCGGATCCGAGCGGTACCTCGCGCGTCACGGCAGCCGTGGACTGACCACGCTGAGGCGCCGCGACGTGCGCCTCAGCGGCCGCGACGTCGCACTGTCGTTCCCCGCCAAGAGCGGTCGCACCGCCTCGATCGAGATCACCGACGAGGCCCTCGCGGAGGCGCTCACGGACTTCGCGGCGGGAGCCTCGAATGCGTTCCTGCTCGCGTACCGCAAGGGGAGGAGGCGTGTGAAGATCACCCCCGCGGAGGTGAACGCGTACCTCAAGGACGTGTTGGGGGCGAGCTTCACGGCGAAGGACTTCCGCACGCTGCACGGCACGATCATCGCCGCCGACGCCCTCGCCCGCATCGGGGCCCTCGACCGCAAGGGTCAGCGCGCTCAGGCCGAGCGGCTGGCCGTGCAGGCCGCCGCGACCGCGCTCGGGAACACGACCGCCGTCGCCCGCAACAGTTACATCGACCCGCGGGTGTTCCGGCAGTACGCTCGCGGACGCACCCTCGACCTCGACGTGACCCCCGAGACCGCGATCCGTCGCCTCCTCGGCGGTCCCGAGACCTCCCGCAAGATCAACCGGCGAGGGACGAGCAGAGGGCGGCGATCAGCAGCGGCACGAGCCGCGTGAGCACGGCCGCGACCACCGGCCAGCACTGCGCGCGCGTCTTGACGCCGCGTACCGCGGCCGGGACCCGGTCGCGCGGCGACGAGGCCGTCGCGTCGGCCCGGCAGGCCGCGTCCCGGGGGCTCTCCGCGGAACCGGGGGCATCGGCTCGTCCAGGTCTGAACCTCGCCGACGCCGTGCGAACGGCTCCAGGATGCCAGGATGGAAGGATGGACACCGCCAACCTGACCCGCGAGGAGACCGCCGCGCGATCCGCGGCCGTCACCCTCCACCGCATCCGCGTCGAGCTCGACCTGACCGGAGCGCCGGAGCGGGCCCGCACCGGATTCCCCACCGCGACCACGCTGGAGTTCGACGCGACGACCGACGCGACCTGGCTCGACTTCATCGGCGAGGAGGTGCGCCGCGTCGAGGTGAACGGCGAGGAGCGCGAGGTCGACTACGACGGAGCACGGATCGCGATCACCGGTCTGGCACCGTCCAACGTGGTGCGGGTCGAGGCGGTCGGCGCTTACAGCCGCTCGGGGGAGGGGCTGCACCGCTTCCACGACCCCGCCGACGACCGCACCTACCTGTACACGCAGTACGAGCCGGCGGACGCCCGCCGCGTGATGGCGTGCTTCGAGCAGCCCGACCTCAAGGCCGAGTACACCTTCGTGGTCGATGCGCCGTCGGGGTGGGAAGTGCTGTCCAACCAGTCGCCCGCCCATGTGGACCTCGGCGTGGGCGTGCAGCGCGTGGAGTTCGCCCCTACGCTGCCGATCTCCAGCTACATCACCGCGGTGGCCGCGGGACCGTACACCCGCGTGGACGGGGAGTGGACGCGCGACGAGCAGCGCATCGCCCTCGGACTGTTCGTGCGACGCTCGCTGGCCGAGCACCTCGAGTCGGACGAGATCCTGGAGGTCACGCGGCAGGGGCTCGACTTCTTCACCGAGGCCTTCGCCTATCCGTACCCCTGGGGCAAGTACGACCAGCTCTTCGTACCCGAGTACAACCTCGGCGCGATGGAGAACCCCGGGCTGGTGACCTTCACCGAGTCCTACCTCTCGCGCGGTGCCGCCACCGACGCACAGCGGGCGGCCAGGGCCAACACGATCCTGCACGAGATGGCTCACATGTGGTTCGGCGACCTCGTGACCATGACCTGGTGGGACGACCTGTGGCTCAAGGAGTCGTTCGCCGACTACATGGGCTCGCACGCGTCCGCGGTGGCGACGCGCTTCCACGACGCCTGGGTCACGTTCGCGATGCGGCGCAAGTCGTGGGCCTATCAGCAGGATCAGCTGCCGACGACGCACCCAATCGTGGCCGACATCCCCGATCTCGAGGCGGCGAAGCTCAACTTCGACGGCATCACGTACGCCAAGGGTGCCTCGGTGCTGAAGCAGCTGGTCGCCTACGTCGGCGACGAGGCGTTCTTCGAGGGCGCGCGACGCTACTTCGCGGCGAACGCCTTCGGCAACACCACGCTCGACGACTTCCTCGTGGTGCTGAGCGAGGCGTCCGGGCGCGACATGAGCGACTGGGCGGCGGCGTGGTTGCAGACCACCGGGGTCTCGACGCTGTGGATCGAGGCGGACGACGACGGCCGCCGCACCCTCGTGCAGAGCGGGACCCGTCCGCATCGGCTCCGCATCGGCTTCTACGACCGGGTCGACGGTCGGATCGTCCGCCGCGAGCAGCGGGAGCTCGACCTTCCCGGCGAGCGGGTCGAGCTCGACGTCCCCGAAGCGGACCTCGTGCTCCTGAACGACGACGACCTCACCTACGCGAAGGCGAGAATGGACGACCGCTCGCTGGCGACCGCGGAGGAGTCGCTCTCGGCCATCGAGGACCCCCTGGCGCGGGCGCTCGTGTGGTCGTCGCTGTGGAACGCGACCCGCGACGGTGAGCTCGATGCGGGACGCTTCCTGCGCATCGCCCGTGCTCACGCCCCGGCCGAGCCGAACGGCGGACTGTTGGGGGCGGCGATCCAGAACGCCGCGTTCACCGTGCGCCACTTCGTGGCCGACGAACGCCGGGTCGAGGAGCAGCGCGCCTGGACGGAGGCCGCCTGGTCGGCGCTGCAGGCCGCGGAGGCGGGAAGTGACGCGCAGCTGTCGTGGGCGCGAGCGCTGGCGACGGCCTCGGCGTTCGACGATGTGCACCACGCCGACCTGCGCGACATGCTCGACGGCCGGGGTCCGGACGGTCTCGTGATCGATCCCGACCTGCGGTGGCAGCTGCTGACCGCGCTCGTCACCACCGGACACGCCGACGGTGCCGACATCGCGGCGGAGGAGGAGCGGGACGACACCGGCGACGGACGCACGGCCGCCCGCCGTGCCCGCGCGTCGCGCCCGGAGGCGCCCGTGCGCGCCGCGGCCTGGGCGGCTGCCTGGGATGACCGCTCGCTGACGAACGACCACCTGGACGCCGAGATCGCCGGGTTCCGCGCGGGCGGCCGTCGCGACCTGATCTCCGATTTCGACGCGGAGTACTTCTCCCGCATCCGCGACGCGTGGAGCGAGCGGAGCATCGAGCTGGCGCAGCGCCTGGTGATCGGGCTGTTCCCGGCCGGTGACACGCTCGACCCCGTCGACGCGTGGCTCGATGCGAACGCGGACGCCCCGGCGGCGCTGCGTCGCCTCGTGGTGGAGCAGCGCGACCACCTGGCGCGGGATCTCCGGGTCCGCGCCGGCCAGGCCTAGATCGGCTCGACGCTCATCCCCATGACCGTGCGCACGATCCACGGGTGCGCTCGGTCGTCGTCGATGTGGCGCATGCCGAGCTTCTCGGCGACCCGGCGGGACGCGGTGTTGTCGGGGTGAATGATCGCGGTCAGCAGCGTCGGCGCGAGCTCGCGCCCGACGAGCTCGACGCAGGCGCGTGCGGCCTCCGTGGCGTAGCCGCGCCCCTGGAGCTCCGCGCGCACGTGGTAGCCGACCTCGAGCACGGGTTGCCCGTTCGACGACTGCCACGTGAGACCGCAGTCACCAACGAACGCGCCGTCGTGGGTCTCCAGGGTCCACAGGCCGTGCCCGTCCTGCGCGTAGCGCTCGCGCATGCGGACGATCCACGCGGCGCTCTCGGCGCGGGTCTTCGGCGCGGGATAGTAGGTCATCACCGCGGGGTCGCCGAGGAGCGCGGCGAGGTCGTCGAGGTCGTCGTCGATCATCTCGCGGAACACGAGCCGCTCCGTGGGGCGGGGCAGGAGCCGTCGCGGGGCCGACCGCGGTGGGGTGCTCACAGGTCGAGCGTGTCGCCGGGGTCGAGCACGAAGAACTCGCCGCCGTTCTGTTCCGTCGCCCACTGCAGCCGCTGCCGGTGCATGTTCCTGCCGATCACGGACAGCGTCATGTCGTGCGTGCCGAACGCCCGGCGCGGCTTGACGGCGAGCACGTAGTCCATCGCCTCGCCGATCTTGAGCCACGGGCCGCCGAGCGGTGCGGCCAGGGTCTGCACGTCCACGCCCTCGGGCACCGCGTACGAGTCGCCGGGGTAGTAGAGCTCGTCGTTCACGAGCACGCCGACGTTGTCGATGGTCGGGATCGAGGAGTGGATCACGGCGTGGGTGCCGCCGAAGAAACGCAGTGTGAACGGTCCGACCTCGATCGTGTCGCCGGGCGAGACCACCGTGATGTCGTAGCCGTCTGCCGCCCGGGCGACCCCTTCCGGGCCGTAGACGGGGGTGCCGGGCGCGGCACGGAGGATCCGATCCAGCTGCTCCGGCGTCCAGTGGTCGGGGTGCTCGTGGGTCAGCACGACCCCCACGAGTCCGCTGAGGTCGTCGGGCGGCGTGGTGAAGGAGCCGGGATCGATCAGGAGGGTCTGACCGTTGAGGTCGAGACGGAGGGCGGCATGTTCGAACTTGGAGACGCGCATGACATGAGTCAACCGCTCCGTGGCGGTCGCGGCAATCACCGCGACGGCGCGCCACGCCCGGGAGTCGCGCGGACGCGGTGCCGATTTGGCGCGCAGAGAACGGCCGTGCCATACTTGAACGGTTGTCGCGGGACGGAAACGCTCCGCCAGACGGCCCCATCGTATAGCGGCCTAGTACGCCGCCCTCTCACGGCGGTAACGCGGGTTCGAAT of the Microbacterium sufflavum genome contains:
- a CDS encoding DNA topoisomerase IB, with product MARLIRVVPGVDPGFRRQRSGSGFRYVDPTGAPAPEADRERINDLVIPPAWRDVWIAADPLAHIQAVGIDQADRKQYLYHPLWRVSRDRRKFVRALDLASALPSARAQVTRALREEGQTKDRALAIAFRLLDDAALRIGSERYLARHGSRGLTTLRRRDVRLSGRDVALSFPAKSGRTASIEITDEALAEALTDFAAGASNAFLLAYRKGRRRVKITPAEVNAYLKDVLGASFTAKDFRTLHGTIIAADALARIGALDRKGQRAQAERLAVQAAATALGNTTAVARNSYIDPRVFRQYARGRTLDLDVTPETAIRRLLGGPETSRKINRRGTSRGRRSAAARAA
- the pepN gene encoding aminopeptidase N, with protein sequence MDTANLTREETAARSAAVTLHRIRVELDLTGAPERARTGFPTATTLEFDATTDATWLDFIGEEVRRVEVNGEEREVDYDGARIAITGLAPSNVVRVEAVGAYSRSGEGLHRFHDPADDRTYLYTQYEPADARRVMACFEQPDLKAEYTFVVDAPSGWEVLSNQSPAHVDLGVGVQRVEFAPTLPISSYITAVAAGPYTRVDGEWTRDEQRIALGLFVRRSLAEHLESDEILEVTRQGLDFFTEAFAYPYPWGKYDQLFVPEYNLGAMENPGLVTFTESYLSRGAATDAQRAARANTILHEMAHMWFGDLVTMTWWDDLWLKESFADYMGSHASAVATRFHDAWVTFAMRRKSWAYQQDQLPTTHPIVADIPDLEAAKLNFDGITYAKGASVLKQLVAYVGDEAFFEGARRYFAANAFGNTTLDDFLVVLSEASGRDMSDWAAAWLQTTGVSTLWIEADDDGRRTLVQSGTRPHRLRIGFYDRVDGRIVRREQRELDLPGERVELDVPEADLVLLNDDDLTYAKARMDDRSLATAEESLSAIEDPLARALVWSSLWNATRDGELDAGRFLRIARAHAPAEPNGGLLGAAIQNAAFTVRHFVADERRVEEQRAWTEAAWSALQAAEAGSDAQLSWARALATASAFDDVHHADLRDMLDGRGPDGLVIDPDLRWQLLTALVTTGHADGADIAAEEERDDTGDGRTAARRARASRPEAPVRAAAWAAAWDDRSLTNDHLDAEIAGFRAGGRRDLISDFDAEYFSRIRDAWSERSIELAQRLVIGLFPAGDTLDPVDAWLDANADAPAALRRLVVEQRDHLARDLRVRAGQA
- a CDS encoding GNAT family N-acetyltransferase — encoded protein: MIDDDLDDLAALLGDPAVMTYYPAPKTRAESAAWIVRMRERYAQDGHGLWTLETHDGAFVGDCGLTWQSSNGQPVLEVGYHVRAELQGRGYATEAARACVELVGRELAPTLLTAIIHPDNTASRRVAEKLGMRHIDDDRAHPWIVRTVMGMSVEPI
- a CDS encoding MBL fold metallo-hydrolase, producing MRVSKFEHAALRLDLNGQTLLIDPGSFTTPPDDLSGLVGVVLTHEHPDHWTPEQLDRILRAAPGTPVYGPEGVARAADGYDITVVSPGDTIEVGPFTLRFFGGTHAVIHSSIPTIDNVGVLVNDELYYPGDSYAVPEGVDVQTLAAPLGGPWLKIGEAMDYVLAVKPRRAFGTHDMTLSVIGRNMHRQRLQWATEQNGGEFFVLDPGDTLDL